GGGGACCAAGCCTTGGGTGATCGGCCTGGCGAACATGCGTGGCGAGTTGACGGGTATCTACGATCTGTCGCGATTCTATTTTCAGGTGCCGGCGGAGCAAACCCGCCATTCGGTGGTGCTGCTGGCCAAGAATCCCCGGTTCGGGGCGGCCTTTCTGGTCGATCGTTCCTACGGCATACGTCAGATCCCCTTCAGCGCCGAACGGCCGATTCAGGAGACTCGGCTGATCGGTGTGCTGCGTGAGGCCTGGGTGGAGGACGAGTGGGTGCCTATCTTGAATCTTGATGCACTGACAGAGAGCGATCAGTTCATGAATGCCGTTGCCTGAATGTGAAGACAAGGACCATCAATCGATTTCACAACGGACCGCGCGTCTTGTTGTTCAGCTAGGAGTGAGCAGTTGCTATGAGTCTTGGAGTTAGGTTGGGCGGCCTGAGCCGTCAGGTCGTTGCGCTGGTCGCCATTGCCGTGGTCGCGTTGCTGGCGACGGTGGTGATCTTCATCGTGTCCGCGCAGAATGACCAGCAACTGCTGGATCGACGTCTGGTGGCCGCACAACTGGAGCGATCCGCGCAGGAGATGACGATCGAATCATTGCGGGCGGTACGCGGTAACAAGGGCTCGTTCGATACCGTGCTCACCTTGCGCGCCCAGTTCATTTCCGATCTCGACGCGCTCGCTGGCAAGGATCCCAAGCGGCCATCCGCGAAGCTGTCCGGTGAGCGGAAGGCGGAGCTCGCCAAGGTCCAGGAAAGCTGGAGCAAGTACAACCTGGCGCTCTCGAAGGTGCTGGAGGGGCAGAAGGCCATTCTGAACGTAGGCAGCCTCGCTGAGCAGCTCCGGCAGATGCTGCCGGACCTCTTGTCGTCCTCTGACGATGTCGTGCAGTCTCTCGTTGCCGGGCAGGCCAGTCCCGCGGTCATCTATCTGGCAACGCGACAGTTGATGCTGGTTGAGCGGATCGGCCTGACGCTGGGTGAAATTACCTCAGGGGATCAGAGTGCGGCCAATGCCTCGGATCGTTTTGGCCGCGACGTGGCGCTGTTCGGTGGCGTGCTCAACGGGTTCCTGAACGGTAACCGGATGGCGCCGCAGATCAACGATGCCGCGACTCGGGCGAAACTGCGCGACGTTGCCGTGCTTTTCGCCACCGTCAACCAGGGGGTTTCCGACGTATTGGCGCAGGCACCGGCCGTACTGGCCGCCAACCTGGCGTCCCATACGATCGACAAGATCTCTGGTCCCTTTACTGCGGATGTCACGAAACTGGCGTCAACGCTGGCAAATGACCAGGCTCAGTCCGGTCAGCTGGCCTACATCGGTTATGCGACGGGTGGTATTGCACTTTTGATTCTGCTCTGGCTCGGCGTGACCCTGGTTCAGGATTCCCGTTCGGCCATGCGGACCACCGAGGCCCAGAATCAGCGTAACCAGCAGGCCATTCTGCGGCTGCTGGACGAAATGATGACGCTCGCCGACGGTGACTTGTCGTCGCATACCACGGTGACTGAAGAGATCACCGGGGCGATTGCCGACTCCGTGAACTACTCCATCGACGCACTGCGTGATCTCGTCGGAACCATCAACGATACCTCGGTACGTGTTGCCGACGCGGTACGCCGGTCGGAATCCGACTCCCGCTCGCTGGCCGACAAGTCGCGTGCCCAGGCGCAGCAGATCAGTTCGGTATCCGACGCCATTGCGCAGATGTCCGATCAGATCGAGGCCGTGTCCTTCAACGCGCAGCAGTCGGCCATGATCGCGCAATCGTCGGTAGACGTGGCGCACCGAGGCGGTGATGCCGTACGGGAAACCATCTCGGGCATGACGAGTATTCGCGAGCAGATTCAGGAAACCGCCAAGCGAATCAAGCGACTGGGCGAGTCCTCGCAGGAAATTGGCGACATCGTCGGCCTGATTACCGACATTGCCGACCAGACCAACATTCTCGCCTTGAACGCAGCGATCCAGGCGGCCATGGCGGGTGAAGCCGGTCGCGGCTTCGCCGTGGTTGCTGACGAAGTACAGCGTCTTGCCGAACGTGTCGGTAAGGCGACCCGTCAGATCGAACTGCTGGTGAACACGATTCAGACCGACACCTCCGAAGCCATGCTCGCCATGGAGCAGACCACCACGAACGTGGTCAGTGGTGCCGCTCTGGCTGAAAACGCCGGTAAGGCCCTGCGGGAAATTGAAACGGTATCCCTCAGCCTGTCGGAGCAGATCAGTCAGATTGCGAAGGTCACGGAGCAGGAAGCGGCTGTGGCAACGGACCTGCGGGAGACCGTCAACAACATTCGGGCAGAAACACAAGCCACGACAGAGAAGGCCATTCGTGCCGCGGACGAGATTGGTGCGCTGGGTTCCCTGTCGCAGGAACTCAACAATTCGGTTGCAGGCTTCAAGATGCCGACGCGCGAGGCCTGACCGAAGGAGCTGCGGCTTCGGTAGCTGGGTCGGACCAGTTGATGATCCACAGGACAGCCCGATGGGCTGGGTTCTGGGTTGTCAGGGTGGTTCGGCTCCTCCTGGCCCCGATGACAAGAGTGATCGTTTGTTCAGCAGAACGATAAAAAAGAACGTAGCTGATGGAACGGCATATCGATGGCCAGCACAGGGTGCTGCGTCGATCAAATCCTAGGAGCGGTTTGTGTACATGCGCACAGAATCAAAAGTAGACTCGATAGTTTTTGACTGGCTCCGTGAAGGACTGGGCGAGAAACTGGATCAACTACTTCGTGCACTTGAAGATCTCAGTGGCGGAACGGGTGGTGCCGAGCACATTTACGAATCGCTCCAGGCCGTCAAGACCATGGATTCGGTTCTGTCGATCGCCGATTTCCAAGTGTTGCGCGTACTCCTCAAGGAGGAGATGGCCGCACTGATCCTCCTCGAATCCAAGCCCGCCGAAACCGAAACCCTGCTCTATGCCGTGACGGAGGCCGCTTGGTTGCTCGGGGCGATTTTCGATCGCCTGAGCATCGGCGCTACGGTCAATGCGATGAGTCTGCTGCCGATGATCAACCGGTTGCGCAAGGCACAAGGCCTTGCCGAGGTCGATACCCGGAATGTACTGGCTCGCGCCAGCATCATCTGGTCCGAAAGCCGTATTGCCAGCGAACCCTACCGAGCGTCGGATACCGCGACGCGTGCAGCGTCCGAGTCTGCCGGTGTGGCGCCCAAGGCGCTGCTTGGCCAGATGGAGCAGCAGATCCTGCAGCTCATGCGGGGCAATGCGGTCATCATCCCGGAGTTGCTGAAGACCTTCGACCAGATTATCGACAACGAGGTCAATCCTGCGGTCATCGTGGCGACGCGGGTATTCGAGGAGCTTCTTGGTGCGGTTCACGGCAACCCGGAAGGTTATCTGCCGCTGGCTCAGCGGATGATCGGTCGCATCCTCAAGCTGTTCCGGATGGAGTTGCAGGGGCGCGACAGTCTGCAGATTCGCCATGAGGCCATTGAGCTGGCCACGGATCTGCTGCTGGAACTGCTGAAAGTCTTACCGGATGATCGGGTCCTTTGCGGTGAGGAAGTTCAGCAATGGCACCTGATGCTGTCGACGGAGAATGAGCGGGCGCGCTACCTGGGGCTGGAGTCCGCGACGCTCACGCAGGTTGCCGATGCCCTTTCAGAGGAATTGAATGCCGCTCAGGACGTGCTGGATATTTTCGTTCGGGGGGCCAAGACCGACCTGGAGCCCCTGGTTCGTATTCAGCCCCGACTCGAGCAGATCATCGGTGTCCTCGATACGTTGAACTACGCCGATGAGGCGAAACTGATTCGGTCGGCACTGGAGCGCCTCGTCCAGGTGACCCGGGGTGCCGTCGTGCTGGATGACGACTTCCTGATGGAGCTGGCGGTGGCCGTGATGACCTCGGAGCAGGTCGTTTCGCAAATCGGTCAGTTCATTGTCGACGCCGGTGACCGACCCAGCATGATCGACCGGGTCGTGCGTCAGTCGCGACTCGCCCTGGCAACGGCGTGCTACGAGGATATCCTCGCTGCTAAGGAAATCGTCAATAAGTCTCTCAGCCCGGTGGGCACTGCTCCGACGACTGAGACGCTGGCGGATGCGGTCGCCCTCGTCCATGGGGTGGGTAATGCGCTTTCCGCGGCAGAACTCACGGCAGCCATGCCCTTGATCGAAGGATTGCAGACCTGGCTGGCTTCGCGCGTAGGCACTCTGAATCAAATGACGCCGCGAAGCATGGCCGCGTTGGCGGAAGTGTCTGCAGCCATCGAGTTCTATCTTGAGAATCTCCGCGATTACAAGAAAGAGCTGATTCAGTATCTGGATGGCCCAAAAGCGATGCTGCCGGACCTTCTGGGCGAGGTCGAGCTGTCGACTTCCGCATCGACGGATGCACTTGGGCTTGAGATGGTCGCTGATCACGAATCGACCGCTGTCGAGGAGCCTGTCGAGGCGGTGTCCGATACGATGTCTCAGCCCGAAACCTTGTTGTCGGGCGCGGAAGTGGACGCCCCTGTTGATGAGTCGGGATCGGCGCTGACGGAAGAAATGCCCCCCATTGATGAGTCGCTGGCGAGCATTGACGACCTGATCGCACAGCTGTCGGCTGATGATACGACTCCGGAAGTGGCGCCGTCCACGGACGAGGGCGTGCTGCCAGCGAGCCTGGATTTGCCCAGTGAAGAAGCACCTGCTGACCACTCGGAAGGTGCCTTGCCGGTGTCTCCGGCGATGGATCTCGACGATCTTCTTCGGATGGTGCCTGATGAATCTTCGGAAGCGGATGCCGTGGGTCACGGCGGACGCCAGCCTGCAGACGAGCCGGAACCTGATCATCAGGGGCAGTGGCCGGACTTGCATCCGACCGAGGACGATTCCCTCGATCTCCCCGCCGCACCGATGGCGGAAGCGTCCGCTTTCCACGAAGCCGAAACTGCGGCAGACATGGACTTGGCGTTGGATGCGGAACTGTCGATCGACATGTCTACGGAAACTACCCAGCCCGATTCTACAGAGCGCCCTGCCGATGGCGACGTCATCGGCGGGTCGGAGGACGCCGTAGATTTGGCGCTTCCGGGCGAGTCGACGACGGATGCGCCGGTGTTGCAGGCTGTGGCGTCCCTTGAAAATGCAGAGGCGGCCGACGCCGACGAAATGGCGCTGGACGAGCCCTGGACGGGCGTTTGGGCACCGGATGCCGATACTGAGTCCGAGACCGAGTCCGAGTCCACTGAACTTCCTGAGGCTGAGGAGCCATCCTCAGTACAGTCGCTGGATATCAATCCTGTGCCGGAAAGCGCGCAGGAATTTGTCTCGACGGATATGGAGCTGGCGCCCGAGGCCTCGGATTCCCGGGATGCGGTGTCCAGCGTGGATACGGGGGCTCTTCCCGAATTCGACTCTGAAGCAACGGCATTGCAGACAGAGGCTACGCCCAGTGCCGACGTCGTCGATGCATCCCTGGATCCCGCGGCACTGGAAATGCGCATGGTCTTTGCCGAGGAAATGGCCGATACGGTTCCTGCCCTGCAGGACGCCGTGGGTCGTTGGCTGTCCACTGGCGACCGCGAGGAGCTGACCGTCATTCGTCGGGGGTTTCATACCATCAAGGGCAGTAGCCGGATGGTGGATCTCAATACCATCGGTGAGTGGGGATGGTCTTACGAAAATCTGTTGACCCGCGTGCTTGACGACCGGATCCCGTCCTCGGCCGCATTGCGTGGAGATGTCGCGTCGGCCGTCCAGTTGATCGCGGATGCGTTGCCCGTGCTGGAGCAGGGGCGTGAGCCGCCCGTGAGTTTCTGGCAGGACTCTCAAGCGGCCGCGGAGCAGTGGATCGCCGGACAAGCAGCTGAGCAGGAAGTGGACGAGGCGCCAGAGTCCGTGGTTCAGGCGCCTCTTGACGCACTGACCGGGGCAGAGCCCAGTGATGAACAAGCTGCTGGGTTCGGCGATCATCCGTCGGCAGCCGCTCGATTCGATGGCGGTCCAGCCGAAGCCGAAGAGGGGCTGGCCGAGGACGGCGTTCGGGCATTTTCCTCCGAGGAACCCTTCGAGGAACCAATACCAGCGGTTGATTCGGCAAGCGAAGCACCTGTTTCGGAGGCTGCTGCGTCGGAAGCTGGGGCGGTCCCACCGGTCATCGAGGATCCGATTCTGCGGGAGATCTTCGATACGGAGTCCTCAGGATACATCCAGCAACTGCAGCAGCAGGTCGATCATGCAATGGACAACCATTTGCCGTTGACCTGTGACAAGGAACTGGTTCGTCTGGTCCACACGTTGCTGGGCTCCGCGCGGACAGCCGGGGTTCGGCCGATCGCGCACATCGCGGATCGGCTAGAAGAATGGGTCCAGTTGCTCGAAGAGCATCAACTGACGCTCGAATACGAACATCTGGGTGTGTTCCGTGAAGCGTTGGACGTCATGGATGACATTCGGCGTTGGGCGATCAAGCCCGATCTGCAGCAACCCGACCCCGAGCCGATCGAGAGCCAGATCGCCGTGCAGATCGACGAAGTGTTGGCACGAACCCTGCCGGAGCCGGAACCGGAACAGATCCTACGGGAATCCGAGATCGAGGATGCCGAAGATCAGATGTCGATGTTGTCGGAAATCGAGGAGACGCGCTCCGGGGATTCTCCGGCAGCGGCGACGGACGAGCCTTTGCTGGCTCAGCAGCACCCCGCCGCAGAGTTTCTTCTGGCGCCGCGGCCGGACGATCAACCAGCCGAGCAGGATCCGGATATTCTCCAGATTTTCCTGGAAGAGGCGGAGGAATTGCTCGAAAAAGCCGATGGGTACATTGCACATTGGCGCACGCATCCGCACGATCTGGATTCGATTCGCCTGTTGCATCGCAATCTGCATACGCTCAAGGGCGGCGCGCGCATGGCGGGACTTCTGAATCTCGCCGATGTGACCCACCTATTGGAAGATCGTTTGGATCGTGCTCGCGATCAGGGCGGTGAGCAAACCGAGCAACTGGTTGTACTGGTTCAGCAGACCTACGATGCCTTGGGCAAGATGCTGGATCTGGTCCGCCGTCATGAGCCCGTGCCGGCCCAGGTCGATCTGCTGGCAATGATTGTCGAGGAACAGTCCGGTCGCAAGCACGCGCCGGCGGTTGGGATTGATCTGGTCAGGACGACGCCGACCCCGGTCCCAGAGACTGTTCAGCCCGAAGTACATTCAGAGCCGGTCCGGGACGAGTCCGTGCCGGAAGCACCGGTAACGGCCACCTCGGTGCCGGTCGAGCCGCGTGAAGAAGCGCCGTCTCCGGCCACCCAGACGACGGCGACGACCGCTGCGGAGGTTCGCCGCGAGCAAATTCGCGTCGATGCGGATCGCATCGACGATCTGGTGAACCAAGTGGGCGAGAGCGTGCTCCTGCAGGCCCGCGTCGATCGTCAGGTCAGCGGTTTCGAGAGACAGCTTTTCGAGTTGCAGCAGACCTTGACGCGATTGCGCGGTCAGTTGCGCCGTCTCGAAATCGAGACAGAGTCGCAGATGAAGGCCGAGCTGATGGCCGAATCGGGGCTGAGTGCCGAAGAGTTCGATCCGCTGGAATTCGACCGGTTTACGCATGTCCAGGAACTCAGTCGCGGCATCATGGAAAGTCTGGGGGATATTTCCAGTATCGAAGAGGCAATGAGCGACCTGACCGAGCAGTCCCAGCTGCTGCTCCTGCAGCAGTCGCGTCTCGGTCGGAAGTTGCAGGATGGCATGCTTGCACTGCGGATGGTGCGCTTCAACGACGTCGTTGGACGCTTGCGCCGGATCGTGCGTCAGGTCGGCGATGAAGTGGGCCGCTCCGCCGATCTGATCGTGCACAACGGAGAGACCGAGCTTGACCGGGTGACTCTGGTCGGCCTGTTGCCCTCGCTGGAACACATGATCCGCAACAGTCTCGCGCATGGTATCGAGCAGCCGGAGGAACGACGCGCCAAGGGCAAGCCCGAGGTGGGCAAGATCGAGCTGACCATCGAAAGCTCGGGGGGTAACGTCACCCTCGAGCTCAAGGACGACGGCCGCGGACTGGATCTGGATACGATCCGCCGCAAGGCGATCGAGCGGAAGCTGATCGCGCCGGACCTCGAGCTGACCGATGACGAGGCGCGGTCGCTGATTTTCCTGCCCGGCTTTTCGACGGCGGGGAATGTGTCCCAGGTGGCTGGCCGAGGGGTCGGCATGGACGTGGTCGCCGGTTCGGTGCGGGAAATGGGCGGCTTCGTCGACCTGCAATCCGAATACGGCGTCTACACCCGTATTCAGTTGAACCTGCCGCTGACCCAAGCCATGACGCGCGGGATTCTCGTCTCCGTGGGCGATGAGCGCTTTGCGATCCCGTACAAGGGGGTCGTATCGGTGACTCGGATGACGACGATCCAACTCGCCGAACAGTACGCCAGCGAAAAACCGGCCGTGATGCTCAATGGCGAGCGCTATCCGCTGTTCAACCTGGGCGAGTTGATGACGCACGAGGCATTCAACGCCGAGAATCAGGAAACCGGCATCCGCCCGGTGTTCCTGTTCAAGCTGGGCGAGCGCCGCTTTGCGATCCAGGTCGATCACCAGCTCGGCGGCATCCAGCTGTTCGTCAAGTCGCTGGGGCCACAACTTGGCCGTGTGCCCGGTCTGTCCGGCGCGACCATCGCCGATGATGGCAACGTGATCCTCGTGCTCGAATTGTTTGAACTGGTGCGCCAGTTCCAGCGGCGCGACGACCGCGATGTCGATCTAACCGCAGCGTTGGAAGCCCGTCGTCGGCCGGTGGTGCTGGTCGTGGACGACTCGCTCACCGTACGCAAGGTCACAGCGCGCACACTGGAGCGCAACAATCTGGATGTCATCCTGGCGCGCGACGGTGTCGAGGCGCTGGGCGTACTGCACGAACAAAGACCCGATCTGGTACTCACCGATATCGAGATGCCCCGCATGGACGGTTTCGAACTGCTTGGAGCCATCCGCAACGATCCGCAAACCCGCGCCGTCCCGGTCATCATGATTTCGTCCCGAACGGGCCAGAAACACCGCAGTCGCGCCGAATCGCTGGGCGTTAGTGCCTATCTCGGCAAACCCTATGCGGAGGCAGATCTGATCAATCGAATCGAGCAGTTCATTGCGGACAAGCGTGGGAAATTACTTGCTGCACACGGGATTCGAGGGGGCACGACCAAGGGAGATGAGGCATGAGTGATATGGATCAGGCAACCGTAATGCCGGAAGAAGGAGCGGTTTCGTCCGGTGATGCGGCGACATCGTCGGGTTCCCGGGTCCGGATCGTGCGTCTGCCGACGCAGGTTGCGAACCTGGAAGTGATCGTTCCGTATGCCCTGATCGCGGAAATCAACGAGGTCATGTTGCCGGAGGGTGAAACTCATCTGAGCCGCCTCGATGCCGCCATGGTCGATTGGCGTGCCCAACGGATACCATTGGTGAGTCTCGAAGCCATGCTCAACGAGCCACTGCCGACCATCGGTCAGCGCGTGCGTTGTGCCGTGATTTATGGCACCAACCCGGATATTGCCTTGCCGTATTACGCCATTCTGCTCTCGGGTGTGCCGCGTTCGGAAGAGGTGACCGCCGACAGTTTCGAGGAAGAAGTGCAAGTGGATGGCGAGATCTGGGGGATTACCGCCCTACTGGGTGGTCGTCGGATTGCCATCCCCGACGTGCGCACGCTGGAGCTGCGGATCGATGAAATGCGTCTGCGCTTCGAACAGGAGTCGATGGCGCCGGCGCAATAGGTCGCCGTAACCCCTCCGGCAGTTCGCCCTGGATTCCGAGCCGGGCTGGTGTAGGAAGGGGGGCATTTCAGCCAATCGCTGCTGTGCTATGCCCTCCGGTCCGGGCTCAGCATAGCCCGGAATCAGGCCGAATGCGCCACGCGTATATGGTCCTTCCGGCGGGCCATGATCGCCGACCACCCGGCGATCGCCAGAAGGGACACCAGGATATATGCCGTGGTGGTGGTGAGGTACCCGGAGAGATAGATGCTGACCTGGCTGGCATAGGCGGCCAGCGACATCGTCGTGAAATGACCGGAAAAGGCCCAGAACGTCAGGTTCGAGATCGCAAACGCAGTCACCACCCCGGCAACCGTCCAACCCATCAGCTCGATGGGCACCAGCCAGTAGGGGGTGTTCTGGGCCGATGACGCGCCCGTACTCCGCCAATCACGGCGAGCGAGACGACCCGCACCCCACAGAGCCGCGTAGGCCAGCATCAAACCCGGATAGGCCGGTGAAAAGCATGCGATCCGCACAGGGCCATCCTGCCAGAAAGCAAACAGATCCACGGCAACGGCGATGCCCAGAAGTGCGGGCAAGGCCCATCGGGGACGCAGGTACAACCCGGCCAGAAGGAAGACGGCCCAGGAAGTGTCGGCCAGATGGAGCGCGCTGCTGAAGTGGTAATCCCGCGTCGCCATCATCGACAGCGCCAGGATCAGAAACAAGCCCACGCCAAAACGGCCAGTTTCGGTTTGAGGGCCGGTGAGCAGTTCTTTGGGTAATTGGGCCATGTGATGTGTTCCGGTTGTCAGAGTTATAGCGCCAGTATAGCCCCAGGTAGGCGACGAAAAAACCGCGCGCTTCCGGGCGGCAGGCCTCGATTAGCGACCATAGCGCAGTGTGAGGAAGCCGCCGCGACCCGCCTGATTGTAACCGTATGCCGTTTGATAGACATGGTTCGTCAGGTTCGTGACCTTGGCTTCGACGTGCCATTGCGCTCCGAATCGATAACTGACGCGCAGATCGGCGGTGGCGAAGCCATTGTTGATCTGGCTCGCATTGACCTCATGCGTCTGGGTCTGTCCGCGAACGGTCAGACCGGCATCCCATCGCCCGAACTGTCGATCGACGTCGAGTCTGCCGCTCCACTTGGGTTGACGCGGCAGACTCGTGCCCGTGGAGCGGTCACGGGTGGACAACCAGGTGCTGCTGGCGTTGATGATCCAGCCCCGGGGGCGCCAGCCCAGTTGCCACTCCGCGCCGATGACTTCGGCTCGGCGGATGTTTTGCGGAATGTAGTGGCTATCCAGGGCAATCAGGTCCCGGCTGCGTGTGCGAAATGCCGTGATGGCAGAGGACCACGCGTCTTTCGTCCAGTTGGCGCCGATCCGCGTTGTATGGGCGCGTTCGGGGCGCAGATTCGGGTTGCTGTAGCCGGGGTAGTAGAGGTCGTTGAAACTGGGAATCCGGAATCCGGTCCCGTATCCAGCCGTCAGAGCCCAGGCGGGAGCGAGTTGCCAGCTGAGATCAATCGAGCCCGTATTGGCATTGCCGAATTGGCTGTTGTGATCGTGGCGAAGGGCCGTTTGCAAGGAGATTGGGCCGATCTGGTTCACATATTGCGCATACAGGCCGTCGTTGCGTCGATCCGTCACCGTGTATTGCGTGCTGCTGTCGACATGGTCGCGGGACTGATCTGCACCGAGCGTGAGCAGGCCGCGGCCCAGCGTAAGGTCGTTGGCAAGGCTGGCTGTATCCCGTCTGCTATCGAATTCGGAGGCGAAAGCTCCGTTTTCGTAGCTGCTCAGGCGATCGATACTGCGTCCGAGCGTCCCGCGCAACTGCCAGGGCCCCAGTTTCATCAGGGCGCCGTCCAGCCCGAAAACTTGCTGACGATCGCGCGACTGGTTCTGAAAGCTGCCGTCAAAGTCCGTCCAGGCATTGCTGCCGAGCCAATGGGCGGCGATCCGTGCGCCATTGTCCGCGTGATAGCCAAGTCGGGCCTGGGCCGCGTTGTTGTGGTAGCCATCCTGGTCCGGTTCCTTGGGGTAGTAGGGCCAGCCGCTGTTGAATCCGCCTGTCTGGTCATGGCTCGCACCCAGGGAAAAATCCACGTGATCGGTGCCGCCGGACAGATTGGCGGAAGAGGTCAGGGTGGAGCGGGAACCGCCGCCGATGCTGAAGTCGGGATGTAGACCCTGTTGCCCCTGTCGGGTGAAAATCTGGATGACGCCACCCATCGCATCGGCGCCATACTGGCCGGAGCGCGGGCCGCGAACGATTTCGATATGGTCGATCTGGGCGACCGGCAGGTTTTCCAGATAGGCTTGACCTGAGGTCAGCGAGCCGACGCGCACGCCGTCGACGAGTACGAGCGTCTGGCTGGCGCCGGCGCCCCAGATCGACACGTTCGTCAGTTTGCCGGGACCGCCCTGATTCACGAGATTCAGGCCTGCGGTGTTCTCGAGCAGGCTAAGCACGGACGTTGCTTGAAGACGATCGATCTGCGCGCGGCTGATCGTGGTGCTCGGCACGCCGGCGAACGCCACGGGGGCATCGTGGGTGGCCGTAATGTTGAGGGTCGGCAGGGTTGTGGTTTCGGTCGGAGTGGCCAGTGCGGCGGTCGAGGCCGGTAGTGAGCACAGACAGGCGAAAGCGGCCCGGTACGGGCGACGAACGGATTGAGAAAACATGGAAGATGGCTCGCAATCGAGGTGCGCCCACCGCGCACCAGATGGAAAACGCACAGGGCCGGTCTCCGGACTCGCGTCACGGGACGACGCCTACCGTTGCGGGGGCAGCGCGGGCCTTGCGTGCATGAACGCACGCGCACCCGCTTCCCAGTTTCACCCATTGCCGGTCAGGCAATGGGCACCTTGTGCACTGCGGCGCATTGTGCCCCATTTTTGTGTCGGGTCAAGCGGCCTAACTGATGAACGATCTTCATGGTTTCGATGAGCGGATTGGACCAGGGGCAGACGGACGCGTGCCGTTTCAGTCTGCCGGCTCGTGGGCGCGGGCAGATGGGAAATGGGAAGAAGATGAATATGACCGATTTATCGGTCGTAGCCGGTATACTGTGCTGTATTTGAAGTGTGCGCGAGTGCCGAGCCTGGCTGGCCGGTGCGATTCGCGAATCCAACCCGGATGGTTGCCTATGCGACCGTCGCGCAGAGCCGAAAATATGTCGCTTGAATCGCCTCCCGAGATCCTTGATGTTCGTACCGTCGCGACCAGTCGGCTGTTCGAGATCGAGGCGGTCGATTTGCGCTTTTCGAACGGTGTCGAAGTGGGTTTCGAACGGTTGAAAGGCAGTGCAGCGGGTGCCGTGCTCGTTGTGCCAATAACCACCGAGCAGGATGTCGTGCTGATTCGGGAATATGCCTGCGGGACAGAGCGCTATGAGCTCGGGCTGCCCAAGGGGCGTGTCGAACCGGGCGAAGCCCTGATGGTCGCAGCGAATCGCGAACTGATGGAAGAGGCGGGTTTTGGGGCCGAACAGTTCGATTATCTGGCGGAATTGACGTCGGCGCCCACCTACTCCGGGCAGCGCACCCATGTG
The Halothiobacillus diazotrophicus DNA segment above includes these coding regions:
- a CDS encoding Hpt domain-containing protein gives rise to the protein MRTESKVDSIVFDWLREGLGEKLDQLLRALEDLSGGTGGAEHIYESLQAVKTMDSVLSIADFQVLRVLLKEEMAALILLESKPAETETLLYAVTEAAWLLGAIFDRLSIGATVNAMSLLPMINRLRKAQGLAEVDTRNVLARASIIWSESRIASEPYRASDTATRAASESAGVAPKALLGQMEQQILQLMRGNAVIIPELLKTFDQIIDNEVNPAVIVATRVFEELLGAVHGNPEGYLPLAQRMIGRILKLFRMELQGRDSLQIRHEAIELATDLLLELLKVLPDDRVLCGEEVQQWHLMLSTENERARYLGLESATLTQVADALSEELNAAQDVLDIFVRGAKTDLEPLVRIQPRLEQIIGVLDTLNYADEAKLIRSALERLVQVTRGAVVLDDDFLMELAVAVMTSEQVVSQIGQFIVDAGDRPSMIDRVVRQSRLALATACYEDILAAKEIVNKSLSPVGTAPTTETLADAVALVHGVGNALSAAELTAAMPLIEGLQTWLASRVGTLNQMTPRSMAALAEVSAAIEFYLENLRDYKKELIQYLDGPKAMLPDLLGEVELSTSASTDALGLEMVADHESTAVEEPVEAVSDTMSQPETLLSGAEVDAPVDESGSALTEEMPPIDESLASIDDLIAQLSADDTTPEVAPSTDEGVLPASLDLPSEEAPADHSEGALPVSPAMDLDDLLRMVPDESSEADAVGHGGRQPADEPEPDHQGQWPDLHPTEDDSLDLPAAPMAEASAFHEAETAADMDLALDAELSIDMSTETTQPDSTERPADGDVIGGSEDAVDLALPGESTTDAPVLQAVASLENAEAADADEMALDEPWTGVWAPDADTESETESESTELPEAEEPSSVQSLDINPVPESAQEFVSTDMELAPEASDSRDAVSSVDTGALPEFDSEATALQTEATPSADVVDASLDPAALEMRMVFAEEMADTVPALQDAVGRWLSTGDREELTVIRRGFHTIKGSSRMVDLNTIGEWGWSYENLLTRVLDDRIPSSAALRGDVASAVQLIADALPVLEQGREPPVSFWQDSQAAAEQWIAGQAAEQEVDEAPESVVQAPLDALTGAEPSDEQAAGFGDHPSAAARFDGGPAEAEEGLAEDGVRAFSSEEPFEEPIPAVDSASEAPVSEAAASEAGAVPPVIEDPILREIFDTESSGYIQQLQQQVDHAMDNHLPLTCDKELVRLVHTLLGSARTAGVRPIAHIADRLEEWVQLLEEHQLTLEYEHLGVFREALDVMDDIRRWAIKPDLQQPDPEPIESQIAVQIDEVLARTLPEPEPEQILRESEIEDAEDQMSMLSEIEETRSGDSPAAATDEPLLAQQHPAAEFLLAPRPDDQPAEQDPDILQIFLEEAEELLEKADGYIAHWRTHPHDLDSIRLLHRNLHTLKGGARMAGLLNLADVTHLLEDRLDRARDQGGEQTEQLVVLVQQTYDALGKMLDLVRRHEPVPAQVDLLAMIVEEQSGRKHAPAVGIDLVRTTPTPVPETVQPEVHSEPVRDESVPEAPVTATSVPVEPREEAPSPATQTTATTAAEVRREQIRVDADRIDDLVNQVGESVLLQARVDRQVSGFERQLFELQQTLTRLRGQLRRLEIETESQMKAELMAESGLSAEEFDPLEFDRFTHVQELSRGIMESLGDISSIEEAMSDLTEQSQLLLLQQSRLGRKLQDGMLALRMVRFNDVVGRLRRIVRQVGDEVGRSADLIVHNGETELDRVTLVGLLPSLEHMIRNSLAHGIEQPEERRAKGKPEVGKIELTIESSGGNVTLELKDDGRGLDLDTIRRKAIERKLIAPDLELTDDEARSLIFLPGFSTAGNVSQVAGRGVGMDVVAGSVREMGGFVDLQSEYGVYTRIQLNLPLTQAMTRGILVSVGDERFAIPYKGVVSVTRMTTIQLAEQYASEKPAVMLNGERYPLFNLGELMTHEAFNAENQETGIRPVFLFKLGERRFAIQVDHQLGGIQLFVKSLGPQLGRVPGLSGATIADDGNVILVLELFELVRQFQRRDDRDVDLTAALEARRRPVVLVVDDSLTVRKVTARTLERNNLDVILARDGVEALGVLHEQRPDLVLTDIEMPRMDGFELLGAIRNDPQTRAVPVIMISSRTGQKHRSRAESLGVSAYLGKPYAEADLINRIEQFIADKRGKLLAAHGIRGGTTKGDEA
- a CDS encoding chemotaxis protein CheW, yielding MSDMDQATVMPEEGAVSSGDAATSSGSRVRIVRLPTQVANLEVIVPYALIAEINEVMLPEGETHLSRLDAAMVDWRAQRIPLVSLEAMLNEPLPTIGQRVRCAVIYGTNPDIALPYYAILLSGVPRSEEVTADSFEEEVQVDGEIWGITALLGGRRIAIPDVRTLELRIDEMRLRFEQESMAPAQ